In Oryza sativa Japonica Group chromosome 1, ASM3414082v1, the genomic stretch GATTTGAGGAAATCGCGTAGGATAATATTAGGGCTTGTCAAGAGAATTTTTCGATAACCGCTAATCCCCAACTCCAAGGTAGCCGACACAAAAAGAATTAAAATTATCCACTAAAGAAGGCGATACATCATCCACCAAGGTGAGCAACTTTCTTCTTTCAACGATTGTTTGTTCTCTTGGACCAAAATCGATCTGCTTCTTCTGTTCTTCAGTCATGAGTTTCTTGCGAGGAAAACACGGGCTGTATGAttagatgaagatgatgatgatcttAGGATTTAGATTAACTGCTATTGAAGTGATTATTGCGAGTATAGTCCTTAAGATATGTGATCAATTTGTTCTCATATTGGTGCTTAGCATCCTAATTCCGATTGGGATTAATTTCGACAGCCCTGAAATCTCTGAAACATTCTGAATTCTGATACGCTTCCAACATGGCGGTTTTACAGATGGCTCGTGAGAAGAGGTCGTGTCCGAGAGCTTCAGAGACGCAGCAGAACAATTCAGAAAAGAAGGGAAAGGTGGATGGTGAGAGTGCAGCTCGAGACAAGAGGGCTATCACTGTCACTGTAGATCCTGAGGTTCTGGAATGTGATGTCTGTTTCGGCCCTCTCACTCCCCCACTTTATCAGGTAAATAAGCATATATTGATCCTTCTTCTTGCTGATCATGATTCCATTTACAAGTTTGTTTATTAGTATTTACTTTGCTCTTCGTGTTATAAGTTTTTCAGTGTTTCAGAAAAGAAACTTTAATCATGTTCAGGTCATATCTGCATTATCTGCAAATGTCTCAATTCTTAACTCTTTGTAGTAGAACGTCCAGTGATTACTCATTCagtttcaagtttcaacaaACTGACACGAATATGTGCTGAATAATCATCGAACTTTGATCATACTACAATATTATTTCAGATTTATAGGACTGTCTGAACATTCTGAACCAGCATTCCATGCCTGAACACTTTCTACTTCTATTTCGATACTCTCCTTACGACATCCTGAATTCTTGAGAATCTGCGTGCTATAATATTGATCACATTGTTCATGTCGTTGTTTGCCATGAGACGCGAAAGCTTAGGAAGACAATTAAGCTTATAGTTGTTGTTAATAATCATGCAGTGCATGAGGAGAGGGCACATCACCTGCTCGACGTGCGTCGCGGAGATGGGGCAGGAGTGCCAGTGGTGCCGCGCGCCGGAGGCCACCACCACGCGCTGCCGCGCCATGGAGCACttcctcgccgccctcgccgtgcCGTGCTCCTTCAACCACAAGGGCTGCGCCGCCATGGTGCCCTACGGCGAGCGGGAGGCGCACGAGGCGGCGTGCGCCCACTCGCCGTGCTACTGCCCGATCCgcggctgctcctcctccccttaCTCCGGCGTGTCCCTGGTCGAACACCTCGAGCGCAAGCACCCGGAGATCGGCCGCACCCGCGTCGACCGCACCACCCTCTCCCCGCTCAGAATGTGCCACG encodes the following:
- the LOC9268150 gene encoding E3 ubiquitin-protein ligase SINA-like 11, translated to MAVLQMAREKRSCPRASETQQNNSEKKGKVDGESAARDKRAITVTVDPEVLECDVCFGPLTPPLYQCMRRGHITCSTCVAEMGQECQWCRAPEATTTRCRAMEHFLAALAVPCSFNHKGCAAMVPYGEREAHEAACAHSPCYCPIRGCSSSPYSGVSLVEHLERKHPEIGRTRVDRTTLSPLRMCHGEPARLVYLAGDDRDRAVFLLAVDRSEAPRGWSLWMVRLKAEEEEEEDKGELRYKIMVAANGGVLSLVGETESVGRLTAPYRASSFLFVPGAMLDAPPEAEGLLVFVELK